A single window of Thermococcus sp. DNA harbors:
- a CDS encoding AbrB/MazE/SpoVT family DNA-binding domain-containing protein gives MGVTKVTRNYQITIPSDIRKKLGIKVGDVLVVEIEEGKAVIKKSDLELPLLPGGKGLQVEDIEEAIRRGQGEEE, from the coding sequence ATGGGAGTCACAAAGGTAACTAGGAACTATCAAATTACTATTCCAAGCGATATTAGGAAGAAGCTGGGAATTAAAGTGGGGGACGTTCTCGTCGTCGAGATCGAAGAAGGGAAGGCCGTGATCAAAAAGAGCGACCTTGAACTCCCCCTACTGCCCGGGGGAAAGGGGCTGCAAGTCGAGGACATCGAGGAGGCAATAAGAAGGGGCCAGGGTGAGGAGGAGTGA
- a CDS encoding PIN domain-containing protein has protein sequence MTVIDTNVFIYATLRDSEFNSEARNLLASLERWIVPSMVLYELYRFFREEDYSKEDIIKVVSSILNSPRAKVIGDSGKYTKRALELTKNPKRFNDMIILATAEDFKRLATYNKRLKKDAEKLGIKTLP, from the coding sequence GTGACGGTAATAGACACCAACGTCTTCATATACGCCACCCTAAGGGATTCGGAGTTCAACTCGGAAGCGAGAAACCTCCTTGCATCACTGGAAAGGTGGATCGTCCCCAGTATGGTTCTCTACGAGCTCTACCGGTTTTTCAGGGAGGAGGACTACAGCAAGGAAGACATAATAAAGGTGGTCTCCTCAATACTTAACAGCCCAAGGGCGAAGGTAATCGGTGATAGCGGGAAGTACACAAAACGCGCGCTGGAGCTGACCAAGAATCCAAAGCGCTTCAACGACATGATAATCCTAGCAACTGCCGAGGACTTCAAAAGGCTAGCGACCTACAATAAAAGACTGAAAAAAGATGCTGAGAAGCTGGGCATCAAAACCCTGCCCTAA
- a CDS encoding DUF402 domain-containing protein translates to MSTDTGVTVRVRGIYSTALTKLFLDRGFGISQPSNRIVERLGLEKTYDEFDVDVYDKKDHHGVVLVGTKVEEVKKVLEEEFIDVFFRKLPYQLYGVYKGIVVQRDEKYVYIDIGSAIGTIPLRDLPRAREGDELLVQVKKHNLLPQLSVTLTVPGDYAVLIPKPVGAQRHVKISRKIRENSERERLRILGLSIDLGDWGILWRTASAYKDWNTLRDEIIRLSRLSDRLAKADSYTAPSLIIEGRNIYEVEFGGGTKKKLDEIRNKAVPTIEGHHQLKAYDLEFSFAVEIAEGILAKVPGQRAKVNQGFWEALIANKGPKKGWLFRLEHYKPDGQLIKIGPGEIQEVSMNPLKVTFKRHLKPGKFYDGLDIPIEFGDYVITEIEEGKWWFVHRYYDKNGNLKGEYYNINTPVEIYPDRARYIDLEVDIVKWSDGKKEIIDKEKLTEHYEEGVIGEKLYRAVLRIVQEVYERV, encoded by the coding sequence GTGTCTACAGACACAGGAGTTACAGTTCGGGTTAGGGGCATATACAGCACGGCCCTGACGAAGCTCTTCCTCGACAGGGGTTTTGGCATCAGCCAGCCAAGCAACAGGATCGTCGAGAGGCTCGGGCTTGAGAAGACCTACGACGAGTTTGACGTCGACGTCTACGACAAGAAGGATCACCACGGTGTGGTTCTCGTCGGAACTAAGGTTGAGGAGGTTAAAAAGGTTCTAGAGGAGGAGTTCATCGACGTCTTCTTCAGGAAGCTCCCCTACCAGCTCTACGGTGTTTACAAGGGGATCGTCGTCCAGAGGGATGAGAAGTATGTTTACATAGACATCGGAAGCGCGATAGGCACGATACCCTTAAGGGACCTCCCGCGCGCGAGGGAAGGGGACGAACTTCTCGTCCAGGTCAAGAAGCACAACCTCTTGCCCCAGCTCAGCGTCACGCTTACGGTTCCCGGCGATTATGCCGTCCTGATTCCGAAGCCGGTCGGTGCCCAAAGGCACGTGAAGATATCCCGTAAGATAAGGGAGAACTCCGAGAGGGAGAGGCTGAGGATACTCGGGCTGAGCATAGACCTGGGTGACTGGGGGATCCTCTGGAGGACTGCTTCAGCTTACAAGGACTGGAACACCCTGAGAGATGAGATAATACGACTCTCTAGGCTTTCGGACAGGCTCGCTAAGGCGGACTCCTACACCGCCCCGTCGCTTATAATCGAGGGACGGAACATATACGAGGTCGAGTTTGGTGGGGGAACAAAGAAGAAGCTCGACGAGATAAGGAACAAAGCCGTTCCGACGATAGAGGGTCACCATCAGCTTAAGGCCTATGACCTGGAGTTCAGCTTCGCGGTCGAGATTGCAGAGGGCATACTGGCCAAGGTGCCCGGTCAGCGGGCGAAGGTCAACCAAGGTTTTTGGGAGGCTCTGATAGCGAACAAGGGGCCGAAAAAAGGCTGGCTCTTCAGGCTGGAGCACTACAAGCCGGACGGCCAGCTCATAAAGATAGGCCCCGGCGAGATCCAGGAGGTCTCGATGAACCCGTTGAAGGTTACCTTCAAGCGCCACCTCAAGCCGGGCAAGTTCTACGACGGCCTCGACATCCCGATAGAGTTTGGAGACTACGTCATCACGGAGATTGAAGAGGGTAAGTGGTGGTTTGTTCACCGCTACTATGACAAGAACGGCAATCTCAAGGGCGAGTACTATAACATCAACACACCCGTAGAGATCTATCCGGACAGGGCCAGATACATAGACCTTGAAGTAGACATCGTGAAGTGGTCGGACGGCAAGAAGGAGATAATCGACAAGGAGAAGTTGACGGAGCACTACGAGGAGGGTGTCATTGGCGAGAAGCTCTACAGGGCCGTCCTGAGGATAGTCCAGGAGGTCTATGAGAGGGTTTAG
- the moaA gene encoding GTP 3',8-cyclase MoaA yields the protein MLYDRFGRPVTNLRISLTQDCNYHCFFCHREGQLFNTQNEMTPDEIERLVRIASRLGIRKVKLTGGEPTVRGDILEIVKRIKPHVIDLSMTTNGSKLKELAKPLARAGLDRVNVSLHSLKPDVYKRITGVDMLEAVLEGIEEAVKYLSPVKLNMTVMKGVNEGEIWDMVDFTARTGTILQLIELEAPREMTETAFFRRYFYPLKPVERELEARAVETRERRMHRRKKYFIPTDYGVAEVEVVRAMHNTVFCANCTRLRVTSNGMFKTCLLRKNDLIDFVTAMRSGANDAEITDIFRKAVLMREPYWR from the coding sequence GTGCTCTACGACCGCTTTGGAAGGCCAGTAACGAACCTCAGGATCTCGCTCACGCAGGACTGTAACTACCACTGCTTCTTTTGCCACAGGGAGGGCCAGCTCTTCAACACACAGAACGAGATGACGCCCGATGAAATCGAGAGGCTCGTTAGAATCGCCTCACGCCTCGGGATAAGGAAGGTTAAACTGACGGGCGGCGAGCCAACCGTTAGGGGGGACATACTGGAAATAGTGAAGCGCATAAAGCCCCACGTGATCGACCTGAGCATGACGACCAACGGGAGCAAACTTAAGGAGCTGGCGAAGCCTTTGGCCAGGGCGGGCCTGGACAGGGTTAATGTCTCCCTCCACAGCCTCAAACCTGACGTTTACAAACGCATAACGGGCGTCGACATGTTGGAAGCCGTTCTTGAAGGAATCGAAGAGGCAGTTAAATACCTCAGCCCAGTCAAGCTCAACATGACGGTTATGAAAGGCGTGAACGAAGGTGAGATATGGGACATGGTGGACTTCACTGCCAGAACCGGAACGATACTCCAGCTCATCGAGCTTGAGGCCCCGAGGGAGATGACGGAGACGGCCTTTTTCAGGAGGTACTTCTACCCACTCAAGCCCGTTGAGAGGGAACTTGAGGCGAGAGCGGTAGAGACGCGTGAGAGGAGGATGCACAGGCGGAAGAAGTACTTCATACCAACGGACTACGGCGTTGCCGAGGTTGAAGTGGTCAGGGCGATGCACAACACGGTCTTCTGCGCCAACTGCACCCGTCTCAGGGTGACCTCCAACGGGATGTTCAAGACCTGTCTGCTCCGGAAGAACGACCTGATAGACTTCGTCACGGCCATGAGAAGCGGTGCAAACGACGCTGAGATAACTGATATCTTCCGAAAGGCCGTTCTCATGCGTGAGCCGTACTGGCGGTGA
- a CDS encoding DUF835 domain-containing protein, with amino-acid sequence MNPGSFAQYFSGALFILIGIYGAVQSFNNCRKHEEPVKGFARTLLISFLLFGVGGGLGILLVIMISPSLWVIEAISIMGGYLLLAGSSLSLIEKLEGYRKVKRKNVPAKEIELPAVGLVTSAKDAKTLLRTMATYFKVPILAVGREHPDKWVENMEVTPTEYIWLTRVEHPGAVNPSSLHVLNGRITKFLRENPGSVVYMEGVEYISFYVDPRSLTKFVLSVRDTAIIENGHFILYVTPEVMEPSQFAIFKRELEPINVSGFLDRIQGRTLFGTLPPTRETKEGSEDASAEGSKEGSGVSKEEAEEVEPLRRKEKAEEGR; translated from the coding sequence GTGAACCCCGGAAGCTTCGCCCAGTATTTCTCAGGGGCGCTGTTCATACTCATTGGAATATACGGGGCAGTCCAATCTTTTAACAATTGCAGGAAACATGAAGAGCCAGTAAAGGGCTTTGCAAGAACCCTGTTGATCTCTTTTCTCCTCTTTGGTGTGGGGGGTGGCCTCGGAATCCTCCTGGTGATAATGATAAGCCCATCCCTGTGGGTTATTGAAGCCATCTCGATAATGGGTGGTTACCTCCTGCTGGCAGGGTCATCCCTCAGCCTCATCGAAAAGCTGGAAGGATACAGAAAGGTCAAACGAAAAAACGTTCCTGCCAAAGAGATTGAACTCCCCGCTGTGGGTCTGGTAACCTCTGCCAAGGACGCTAAAACGCTCCTCAGAACCATGGCAACGTACTTTAAGGTTCCCATACTGGCGGTAGGAAGGGAGCACCCAGACAAGTGGGTCGAAAATATGGAGGTCACCCCGACGGAGTACATATGGCTAACCCGTGTTGAACACCCCGGAGCAGTAAACCCAAGCAGCCTCCACGTCCTCAACGGCAGGATAACCAAGTTCTTGAGGGAAAATCCCGGCAGCGTCGTTTACATGGAGGGAGTGGAGTACATCTCATTCTACGTTGACCCCCGCTCTCTCACGAAGTTCGTCCTCTCTGTGAGGGATACCGCCATAATAGAGAACGGCCACTTCATCCTCTACGTAACCCCCGAAGTGATGGAGCCAAGCCAATTTGCAATATTCAAGAGAGAGCTTGAGCCAATAAACGTGAGCGGGTTCCTCGACAGGATTCAGGGGAGAACGCTCTTCGGTACACTCCCCCCCACCAGGGAAACGAAGGAGGGAAGTGAGGATGCCAGCGCTGAGGGTTCCAAAGAGGGAAGCGGAGTTAGCAAAGAGGAAGCTGAAGAAGTTGAACCTCTACGACGGAAAGAGAAGGCCGAAGAGGGAAGGTGA